In the Brevundimonas mediterranea genome, CCGTCGGCTACACCCTGGCCATGACGGCCATCACCGGGGCGCTGTTCGGCTTCATCAACTCGTCGCAGCAGATCTTCGCCGACGTCTTCGACGCCGAGGCGGCCTTTCCGGCCGTCTTCGCCCTGATCGCCGGCGGCATCGCCGTGGCCTCGATCGTCAATGCGCGGCTGGTGGTCCGGCTGGGATCGCGCAAGATCTCGCACACGGCCCTGATCGGCTTCACCGCCATTTCGGCCGTCCACGCCGCCGTGGCGATCAGCGGGCATGAATCGATCTGGACCTTCGCCGTGCTGCAGACCCTGACCATGTTCTGCTTCGGCCTGATCGCCGGCAACTTCGGCGCCATGGCCATGGAGACCATGGGCCATATCGCCGGCACCGCCGCCTCGATCCAGGGCTTCGTCTCCACCATCTTCGGCTCCCTGCTGGGTTTTGCGGTGGGTCAACAGTTCAACGGCACCACCGTGCCCATGGTGCTGGGCTTCACCGTCTTCGGCCTGATCGCCCTGGCCTGGGTCCTGTTCGCCGAGCGCGGCCGGCTGTTCCGGTCGCATCACGCGCCCGGCGCGACGGCGCACTGAGGCTTTACCGACCGCAGGCTTGATCTTTTCGACGTTTCCGCGCGTTCTCCGGCCAACCCCTCTGGTCAGCCCCGGAAAGCCTCGATGAAGCGCAAAGCCTTCGGTCTCGTCTCCGCCCTCGCCCTTGCTTCGGTTCTCGGCCTCGGCGCCTGTTCCACCCCGACCGGAGGAACCGCGTCGATGACGCCGCCCGCCATCGCCCCCGCGCCCGGCCCCGACGCGGTCGACAGCCACACCTACGCCCGGCCCGAGATCGCCCGCGTCGTCGACGTGGCCCTGGACCTGACCGCCGACTTCAACGCCAGGACCCTGTCGGGAACGGCGACCCTGGACATCCTGGCCGTCCCCGGCGCCAATGAGGTGATCCTGGACATCCGCAACCTGGACATCCAGGACGTGCGCGACGCCTCAGGGCAACCGCTGCGCTATGTCGTCGGCGACGATGACGCCATCAAGGGCCAGCCCCTGACGGTCTATTTCCCGGCCTTCGCGCCCAATGAACGGCGCAAGATCACCATCCGCTATTCGACCCGTCCCGACGCGGCGGCCCTGCAATGGCTGTCGCCCAGCCAGACGGCGGGCGGTCAGAAGCCCTATCTGTTCAGCCAGGGCCAGGCCATCCTGACCCGCACCTGGGTTCCGACCCAGGACAGCCCCGGCATCCGCCAGACCTATTCGGCCCGCATCACCGCCCCGGCCGACCTGACCGTGGTCATGAGCGCCGACCAGCTGACGCCCAAGGGCGAAGCGGCGGCGAATGGGATGAAGACCTGGCGCTTCCGGATGAACAATCCGATCCCGCCCTATCTGATCGCCATCGGCGTCGGCGACATCGCCTTCGCGCCGTTCGACGAACGGACCGGCGTCTGGACCGAGCCCAGCCGCCTGCGCGCGGCCGCCGCCGAGCTGGAGCCCACCGCCGAAATGGTTGACGCGGCCGAGAAGCTCTACGGTCCCTATCGCTGGGGCCGCTACGACCTGCTGGTCCTGCCGCCGTCCTTCCCCTTCGGCGGGATGGAGAACCCCAAACTGACCTTCGCCACCCCGACCATCATCGCGGGCGACCAGTCGCTGGTCTCGCTGGTGGCGCACGAACTGGCCCACTCCTGGTCGGGCAATCTGGTGACCAACGCCACCTGGAACGACTTCTGGCTGAACGAGGGCTTCACCACCTATTTCGAAAACCGGATCATGGAGTCGATCTACGGCCGTGACCGCGCGGTTCAGGAACAGGTGCTGAGCTGGGACGGCCTTCAGGACGAACTGAAGACCCTGCCCGCCGCTGACACGCGCCTGCACCTGGACCTGACCGGCCGCGATCCCGACGACGGCATGAACACCATCGCCTATGACAAGGGCTCGGCCTTCCTGCGCACCATCGAGCGGATCGCGGGCCGGGAGCGGTTCGACGCCTGGCTGCGCGGCTATTTCGACCGCAACGCCTATCGGCCGATGACCACGGCCATGTTCCTGGACGACATCCGCACCCATCTGGTTAAGGGCGAAGCCGCGCTGGAGGCCGAACTGCAGCTGGACGCCTGGGTTTATCAGCCCGGCCTGCCGTCCAACGCCGTGGCGCCCGTGTCCAACGCCTTCGCCCCGGTCGACGCGGCGGCGATCGCCTTCTTCTGGGACAAGGGACCGGCTTCGGCCATCCCGTGGGCGGAGTGGAACACCCAGCAGCGCCAGCGTTTCCTCGGCTGGCGCCCAGAGGGCCTGGCCGCCGGCGCCGACTGGCTGACCGCCGCCCAGCTGGCGGATCTGGAGCGCACTCTGAACCTGGCGAACGAGGGCAACAGTGAACTGACCTTCGCCTGGCTGCAGATCGCCCTGGCCCACCGCTATCAGCCTGCGGTCGCCACGGCGGAGAAATTCCTGACCAGCCAGGGCCGGCGCAAGTTCGTCCTGCCCCTGTTCCAGACCCTGTGGAACGAGGGCGACTGGGGCCGCCCCATCGCCCGCCGCATCTACGCCGAGGCCCGGCCGCTGTACCATCCCGTGACCAGCGGTTCGGTCGATCAACTGGTCGGCCGGCCGTAACGCAAAAGACCCTCTTCCGCTTGCGGGAGAGGTGGCCCGGCGTTCGCGAAGCGAACCAGGGTCGGAGAGGGGAGTCTGATTTCAGAAGAAAAACTCCCCCCATCGTCAGGCGTGTCGCTTCGCGCCACGACCTGACACTTCCTCCGCAAGCGGGGGAAGGTGGGCCTCGCCCCCCGCCCCTAAAGGTTGATCACGCTCGCGCCCGCTTCATCCGACAACCGCTCCGCCAGGACGGCGCGGTGGCACCCGGCGTGGTCGGCCTCGAAGCACAGCAGGGCCACGCGCTTCTCGCCCGCCAGCGCCTTCAGCCGCTCATATTCCATCTGGGCCTGAGGCTCGGCCAGATGGTCGGCGAAGATGGCGCGCATTTCGGCGACATGACCCTTGCGGGCCGCATCCCGACCCGCCTTGGGCGTGCCCAGGACGCGCAGGTGGAGATAGTCGATCCCCTCGGCCTTCAGGCTCTCGCCCAGAATCGTCTTGGAAAACCCGGCGCGGCGCGAGGCGGCGACGGCGCGGACATCGACCAGAAGATCGACCCCGGCCGCCTTCAGCCGGTCGATCACCTGGGCCTGGGTCGCGCCCTCGTAGCCGATTGTGAAGACTTTCATGGGTCGCAGATAGGGGCGGCGGCCACGATCGCCAGCTTGACAGTCCAACGCCGCGTTGCGGTGCGGCGCCCTATCGTTTATCCCGCCGACACGGATTTCGACTGGAGCTTTCCCCATGGCTGACCTCGCCCCCGGCGTCGTGACCCTCTTCGGAGGATCCGGCTTCATCGGATCGCAGGCGGTGCGCGCCCTGGCCCGTCGCGGCTGGCGCATCCGCGTGGCGGTACGCAACCCGGTTCTGGCCATCGAGGTCCAGCCCCTGGGCGATCCGGGCCAGATCCAGTTCATGCGCTGCGACGTGACCAATGCCGAGGATGTGGCGGCGGCGGTGCGCGGCTCGCACGCCGTGGTCAATCTGGTCGGCGTCCTGCACGACGGCGGCGGCAAGCGCGGCTTCAAGAGCGCCCATGTCGAGGCCGCCAGGAATATCGCCCAGGCGTCCAAGGCCGCCGGGGTGGAGCGCGTCGTCCAGATCTCGGCCATCGGCGCAGATGCGAACAGCCGCTCCGCCTATGCCCGCACCAAGGGCGAGGCCGAAAACGAGATCCGCGCCGTCTATCCCGACGCCGTCATCCTGCGTCCGTCGCTGGTGTTCGGCGCCAGCGACAGCTTCCTGAACCGGTTCGCCGCCATGGCGACCATGGCCCCCGCCCTGCCGCTGATCGGCGGCGGCAAGACGCAGTTCCAGCCGGTCTATGTCGGCGACGTGGCCGAGGCCGTCGCCCGCGCCGTGATCCGCGGCGACGCAGCCGGCCGCACCTTCGAACTGGGCGGACCGGACGTCTTCAGCTTCCGCGAAGTGCTGGAGCTGGTGTGCCGCGAGACCGGCCGCAATCGGCCGCTTCTGCCCATCCCCTTCCCCGTCGCCCGCCTGATGGGTTCGGTGTTCCAGACCGTCGCCCTTCTGGGCCTGACCCCGCCCCTGACCCGCGATCAGGTCGTCATGCTTCAGTCCGACAACATCGTCTCGCCGGACGCCGCCGGCCTGACCGACCTGGGCATGGTTCATCCGACCAGCATGGGCTCCATCGCCCCCTCCTATCTGTGGCGCTATCGCGACGGCGGCCAGTTCGCCGTCTCGCCCGCCCACTGACGCCCCCTTCGCCGGCCTGACGCCCGGCCGTGAAAACGGCCGGGCGATCTTCGCACGGCGGAACAAATAGTGCACAACCTTCGGATGCCCGCCACGCAAACCCAGTTCCGCCCCGCCCAGGACCCGACGCTGGACGACGCCCGGTCCCTGCTGTCGCGCGTCTGGGGCCATGGCGACTTCCGGGGCCTGCAAAGCCAGGTGGTGGCCGAGATCCTGGCCGGGCGCGACGCCCTGGCCGTGCTGCCGACCGGCGGCGGCAAGAGCGTCTGCTATCAGATCCCGGCCATCCTGCGCCCCGGCCTCGGGCTGGTGGTCTCGCCCCTGATCGCCCTGATGACCGACCAGGTCGAGGCCCTGAAGCAGCAGGGGGTCGCCGCCGCCCGCCTGGATTCCGGGGTGTCTCTGGACGAGCGGTCGGCGATCTGGGCCGCCGCCCGGTCCGGCGATCTGGACCTGCTGTACGTCTCGCCGGAAGGCCTGGCGGCCGGGGCCATGATGGATCGACTGGCCGAACTGCCACTGAGCCTGATCGCCATCGACGAAGCCCACTGCGTCTCGCAATGGGGGCACGATTTCCGGCCCGATTATCGCAACCTGGGTCTGCTGGCCGAGCGGTTCCCGAACGTCCCGCGCATCGCCGTCACCGCCACCGCCGACGCCCGCACCCGCGACGACATCCTGCGCTCGCTGCGGCTGGAACAGGCCAAGGTCTTCGTCGACAGCTTCGCCCGCCCCAACCTGCAGCTGTCGGCCGAGCGCAAGGAGAGCGCCTCGCGCGCCAAGACCGACGCCCGGGTCATCGAACTGGTGCGTGAGCGGCGCGGCAAGCCGGGCGTGGTCTATTGCGGCAGCCGCGACGGCTGCGACCGCGTGGCCCAGGCCCTGCGCGACGCCGGGACCAACGCCATCGCCTATCACGCGGGCATGGACAACAAGGAGCGGGACCGCCGGCTGGAGCGTTTCCTGGCCGAGGACGGGGCCGTCATGGTGGCCACCATCGCCTTCGGCATGGGGGTGGACAAGGCCGACGTCCGCTTCGTCATCCACGCCGATCCGCCGGGCAGTCTCGAGGCCTATTGGCAGGAGATCGGCCGGGGCGGCCGCGACGGCGAACCGGCCGAGGGCATCACCCTGTACGGCCCGTCCGACATCGCCTGGACCCTGCGCCGGCTGGACAGCCGCCCCATGGCCGAGGAGGTCAAACAGGTCCAGGTGCGCAAGGCCCGCCAGCTGTTCGCCATGCTGGACGGCGCCGTCTGCCGCGCCCAGGCCGTGCGCCGCTATTTCGGCGAGACCGACGCGGACCCGTGCGGCGTCTGCGACATCTGCGGCGACCCGCCGCTTCTCTATGACGCCACCGTCCCTGCGCAAAAGGCCCTGGCGGCGGTCCAGCGGCTGGGCGGCCGGTTCGGCCGGGGCCGGATCGTCGACCACCTGACCGGCCGGACCAAGGCGGTCCAGCCGTGGGAGCAGCAGCTGTCCACCTGGGGCATAGGCGCCGACATCTCGCCCAACGGCTGGCGCGACATCGTCGATCACCTGTTGTTCGAGGGCCTGCTGGTCGAGGATCCGAACGACGGCAAGCCCCTGGTCGGTCTGGGCGACGGCGAGGCGGTACGCGCCGTCTACAAGGCCGAACGCAAGATCGAGGTGCGCCGCGTGCCCGCCGGCTACGACGCCGGCACGCGCTCGGGCAATCCGCGCAATCGCCGCGACCGCACCGGCGAGGGCCGCAACGCCGCGCTGGAGACCATGGACGCCGACGTCCGCGCCCGGTTCGAGGCCCTGCGGGCCTGGCGCCGCGACCGCGCCTCGGAACAGCACGTCCCGCCCTATGTCATCTTCCAGGACAAGACCCTGCTGGAAATCGCCCACGCCGAGCCCGGCGACCTCGCCGCCCTCGCCGCCCTGCCCGGCGTCGGCCAGTCGAAGCTGGACCGCTACGGCAAGGGGGTGCTGGAGACGCTGGGCGGTCTCGACTGATCATCGCCCAGTCCCGGCGCGACCTGCACCGGGAAGGCGCAGGCAGACGGCGGTCCGTTGAACGACAGACCTGAGGTCGCCGTCAGCTCGCCCCGCAGCACCTCGCCGATCAGGGCCTTGATCTCCTCGACGGACGGCTGTTTCGAACCGGGGTCGAAATATTTGAAGGCCGAGCGGCCGTCGCACCGATACTCGTCCAGGAAATAGCTGGGGACCGTCCCGCCCATCATATCGGGCGAGGTCGTCAGCCAGAAGGCGCGAGGCGAGGCCTTGGGATCCGACGCATGCACGACGCCGACGATCAGCCCCGTCAGGCCGGGACGGATCACGCTTTCTCGCTCGAACAGATCGACGCTCGCCCCCGCCGCCTCGAACCGACCCAGGGCCTTCGTCCCCGGCTCAGCCGACAGGGCCTGAACGGACGCGGAGATCAACCGGTCACGCTCGGCGGCATAGGCCGTCCAATCCTCCAGCCGGGCCTGCGCGTCCATCATCGCGAAACTGGCGTAGGCGCCGATGGGCGCCGGCGCGGGTCGAGGGACCGGGGCCAGAAGGACCGTCGCCTTGTCGGCCTCGCCCGCATGGGTCGCCAGAACCGCCCGCATGACCCGCGCATGCCACGACGGCTCGCCCTCGCCACACAGGGCGATGATCCGATCCGCCGCCGCGGCCGCCTCATCCAGGGCGCCAGCCTCGAACCGCATACCCGCCGATGTCCACAAGGGTCCTGTCGCGCCGCAGTCGGAGACGCTGGCCGGATCGACCGCCGTCAGGTTCAGCATCAGGTCCTGTCGCGCCAGAATCGCCGACGGCACGAGATCGGCATAGGCGGCGGGGGAGCCGCACAGCTGACCGCCCAGGCCAGGCATGGCGGTCAGCAGGGTCAAGCCGCACAGGTCCATGCGGGCCGCGTCCGCGTCGCTGACGCCTGGATCCGTGATCTGCACATTGATCAGCGTGCCGGGATTGCCGTTTATGCCCGGTTGATAGATGGGCATGGTGCGGGTGTGGGG is a window encoding:
- a CDS encoding M1 family metallopeptidase, with amino-acid sequence MKRKAFGLVSALALASVLGLGACSTPTGGTASMTPPAIAPAPGPDAVDSHTYARPEIARVVDVALDLTADFNARTLSGTATLDILAVPGANEVILDIRNLDIQDVRDASGQPLRYVVGDDDAIKGQPLTVYFPAFAPNERRKITIRYSTRPDAAALQWLSPSQTAGGQKPYLFSQGQAILTRTWVPTQDSPGIRQTYSARITAPADLTVVMSADQLTPKGEAAANGMKTWRFRMNNPIPPYLIAIGVGDIAFAPFDERTGVWTEPSRLRAAAAELEPTAEMVDAAEKLYGPYRWGRYDLLVLPPSFPFGGMENPKLTFATPTIIAGDQSLVSLVAHELAHSWSGNLVTNATWNDFWLNEGFTTYFENRIMESIYGRDRAVQEQVLSWDGLQDELKTLPAADTRLHLDLTGRDPDDGMNTIAYDKGSAFLRTIERIAGRERFDAWLRGYFDRNAYRPMTTAMFLDDIRTHLVKGEAALEAELQLDAWVYQPGLPSNAVAPVSNAFAPVDAAAIAFFWDKGPASAIPWAEWNTQQRQRFLGWRPEGLAAGADWLTAAQLADLERTLNLANEGNSELTFAWLQIALAHRYQPAVATAEKFLTSQGRRKFVLPLFQTLWNEGDWGRPIARRIYAEARPLYHPVTSGSVDQLVGRP
- a CDS encoding complex I NDUFA9 subunit family protein, which produces MADLAPGVVTLFGGSGFIGSQAVRALARRGWRIRVAVRNPVLAIEVQPLGDPGQIQFMRCDVTNAEDVAAAVRGSHAVVNLVGVLHDGGGKRGFKSAHVEAARNIAQASKAAGVERVVQISAIGADANSRSAYARTKGEAENEIRAVYPDAVILRPSLVFGASDSFLNRFAAMATMAPALPLIGGGKTQFQPVYVGDVAEAVARAVIRGDAAGRTFELGGPDVFSFREVLELVCRETGRNRPLLPIPFPVARLMGSVFQTVALLGLTPPLTRDQVVMLQSDNIVSPDAAGLTDLGMVHPTSMGSIAPSYLWRYRDGGQFAVSPAH
- a CDS encoding DUF488 domain-containing protein translates to MKVFTIGYEGATQAQVIDRLKAAGVDLLVDVRAVAASRRAGFSKTILGESLKAEGIDYLHLRVLGTPKAGRDAARKGHVAEMRAIFADHLAEPQAQMEYERLKALAGEKRVALLCFEADHAGCHRAVLAERLSDEAGASVINL
- the recQ gene encoding DNA helicase RecQ, whose translation is MPATQTQFRPAQDPTLDDARSLLSRVWGHGDFRGLQSQVVAEILAGRDALAVLPTGGGKSVCYQIPAILRPGLGLVVSPLIALMTDQVEALKQQGVAAARLDSGVSLDERSAIWAAARSGDLDLLYVSPEGLAAGAMMDRLAELPLSLIAIDEAHCVSQWGHDFRPDYRNLGLLAERFPNVPRIAVTATADARTRDDILRSLRLEQAKVFVDSFARPNLQLSAERKESASRAKTDARVIELVRERRGKPGVVYCGSRDGCDRVAQALRDAGTNAIAYHAGMDNKERDRRLERFLAEDGAVMVATIAFGMGVDKADVRFVIHADPPGSLEAYWQEIGRGGRDGEPAEGITLYGPSDIAWTLRRLDSRPMAEEVKQVQVRKARQLFAMLDGAVCRAQAVRRYFGETDADPCGVCDICGDPPLLYDATVPAQKALAAVQRLGGRFGRGRIVDHLTGRTKAVQPWEQQLSTWGIGADISPNGWRDIVDHLLFEGLLVEDPNDGKPLVGLGDGEAVRAVYKAERKIEVRRVPAGYDAGTRSGNPRNRRDRTGEGRNAALETMDADVRARFEALRAWRRDRASEQHVPPYVIFQDKTLLEIAHAEPGDLAALAALPGVGQSKLDRYGKGVLETLGGLD